The genomic segment TTTATatggatgaaataaaactttcaGTTCTGTTTAATAGTGATCGTATTATTGATACACAAGCTTCTATTGGTCAACAATCAatatttatgtcttttatttatggTGATCCTGTTCCCCAACATCGAGACAAGGTTTGGGAGAAATTGACAGATATTGGCTCATTTCGCATTGATCCTTGGTTTTTAATTGGGGACTTTAATGAACTAACTGGAAATCATGAGAAACAGGGTGGTGCTTTGAGATCTGCatcctcttttgtttcttttaattcaatGCTCCGTCATTGTGGGATGTTGGAGTTTCCTTGTTATGGGGAACAGTTATCCTGGAGAGGCAACCGATGTAATAATCAGGTGGTGCGTTGTAGGTTAGACCGGGCACTGGGAAATGAGGATTGGCAAGGGTTTTTCCCAAATTCGAGGGTAGATTATTTAGAGATGATTGGTTCGGATCACAGCCCAATCTTAGCAACTTGTCTGAAGACGGCCAGGAGATGTCATAGACAGTTCCGCTTTGATAAGCGCTGGTTGGGTAAGGAGGGTATAACAGCTGTGGTCGAGTCAGGTTGGAATCGCACGAAAAATTTTCGTATTCCGGGTTTTGTTGATAAGATAAGGAATTGCAGAAACTCGCTTTCGTGGTGGCGAaagaataatatcaattctGGTCCTTCAACGATTTCCTCCTTGAAGGAGGCTTTGCAAGAGGCAAAAATGGATGACTTAATCTCAACAGACGAAATTCGGGTTATTGAGAGGAAATTAAAAGAGGCATATCGTGACGAGGAAATCTACTGGCAACAAAAGAGCCGAAAGTTCTGGTTAAGAGTTGGAGACAAAAATACTAAGTATTTCCAAGCATCCACTAAGCAGAGACGTGTGAGGAATcgaattattggtttatttggaGATGATGATGCTTGGATTGAGTCTCCCTCGGGCATGGAGAATATTGCTACTAAATATTTTGAGGGTCTTTTTAAGAAGGTGGATGGTGGGGGTATCTCCGAGGTGTTGCAGGAAATTAAGCCTCTGGTCACAGACAACATTAATAGGGATCTTACTAGGGATATTTCTGAGGCGGAGGTTCGCAAGGCGCTATTTGCGATGCATCCGGAAAAAACTCCAGGCCCTGATGGAATGACGGCTTTGTTCTTCCAACGTTTCTGGGCTTCTTTGAAAGGTGATCTGGTGGCGTTGGTTAGGGAGTTTTTTCGGACGGGATGTTTCGATCCTCGCCtgaatgagacaaatatttgtcttattcctaaAGTTGCCAATCCTCAGCGGATGGCGAACTTTCGGCCAATCAGTCTTTGTAATGTgagttataaaataatttccAAGGTTCTGTGTTTTAGGCTACGGCGGGTTTTGCCCCTCTTGGTTTCCGAAACTCAATCGGCCTTTGTTTCTGGTCGTTTAATCACGGATAATATCTTGgttgctcaagagatgtttcatgggctAAATACTAACAGACGGTGCAAGTCGGAGTTTCTGGCCTTCAAAACAGATATGAGCAAGGCTTACGATAGGGTGGAGTGGGATTTCTTGGAGGCGGTTTTGGTCAAGTTTGGATTCGCCCAGAAATGGATTtcgtggattatgtggtgtgtttcttctGTTACGTATCAGGTTCTGATGAATGGGCAGCCGAGGGGGTCCATTATTCCCCAGAGGGGTTTACGACAAGGGGATCCTTTGTCACCGTATTTATTCATACTTTGCACGGAGGTTTTGATAGCAAACATTAAAAAGGCGGAACGAGATAAGAAATTGACGGGAATTTCAATAGCCCGAGATAGTCCATCTGTATCACATTTGTTGTTCGCTgatgatagtcttttcttctgtaaGGCAGAAGAATCTGAATGCCGGACGGTAATCTCCATAATAGGTAACTATGGTAAAGCCTCGGGGCAAGAGGTCAATCTGACGAAGTcttctattatgtttggtaagAAGGTCCCTCCTGAGATAAGAGCTCAGCTTAAATCAGTTATTGGTATTTCCCAAGAGGGCGGGATGGGTTCTTACTTGGGTATCCCTGAAAACCTACAGGGATCGAAAACTAAAGTATTTAGCTATGTGAAGGATCGGTTGGATGACCGCGTTAATGGTTGGTCCGCCAAGCTTTTATCCAAAGGTGGTAAGGAAGTCATGATCAAATCCGTGGCCTTAGCCCTTCCGACTCATGTTATGTCGTGCTATAAATTAACGCAGGACTTGACGTCTAAACTAACGAGTGCTATCTCCTCCTTCTGGTGGAAGTCAAATGATAAGGCTCGAGGAATGCATTGGCTGGCCTGGGACAAAATGTGTAAAGAGAAATGTGATGGAGGCCTGGGGTTTAGGGCTCTcgaacaatttaatgatgccATGCTGGCGAAACAGTATTGGCGATTAATTCACTATCCGGATTCCTTAATGGCTCGGGTCATGAAAGGACGGTATTTTAGGAATCAACATCCTATTATggcaaaaaaatcatataatcccTCCTTTGCCTGGAGGAGTATTTATTCAACTAAAGATTTAGTAGAGGAAGGTGCGCGGTGGACGGTAGGTTCGGGTGTTTCTATTTCGGTTTGGCGAGACCCGTGGTTACCAGATGTACGACCCAGACCAGCTAATGGTCGGGGAAGGTTATTGCATCCAAATTTGATGGTCAATCATTTAATCAACCCAATTACGAAGGATTGGCATCTGCCCATCTTAGAGGAATTCATGGATCCCGTGGATATACAGCTTATACGGAATATGGCAGTCAGTAAGACTAATAGACCGGATCGTCTAGTttggcattttactaagtcGGGGAAATACTCGGTGAAGACCGGGTATCGGGTCGCTCGGGAATTAGTTGCGGAAGTTGAATACGGCCCAACGTGTACGGCTTTAAGGGCTCAATCCTGGGAACTTGACGTCCCCCCAAAGATCCCACACTTTTTCTGGCAGATCGCTTCAGGTACTCTTCCAGTTCTAGAACGGTTAGCACATCGGGGTATTCGGTGTGATACACGGTGCAAAAGATGTGACTTAACAGCAGAGACTATAAATCACGCGCTTTTTGAGTGTCCTCGGTCGCGACAGATTTGGGAGTTGACTCCGGTATCTTTGGACCCCCAACGCTTTCCATATGCCTCAATATATGCGaatttagactttattttttggcgggcATCTTCCCAGTCGGGTGTCACGGATATAGCTTTACAGCTTCCATGGATCATTTGGTCTCTTTGGaaagatagaaataaaaagGTATTCCAAGGCATTGAGGCTGAACCAAATGATATTCTCGGTCAGGCGGCCAATGATAAAGCACTTTGGGAGGAGGCCAAAGCTTTTTCGAGAGGACACATAGCACCAACGCCACCTTTAGAGGATAGAATCTTTTCCTCATGCTGTCAGATAGACGGTTCATGGAAAGGCTCAGATCCTTTTCAGGGTCTGGGTTGGTGGTACTGTAATGATGAAGGTTCGACGCTGCTTCTGGGAGCAAGAAGTTTTCGTCGTGGATCTACGCCCCTTCATGCGGAGCTGCAAGCCCTGATTTGGGCGATGGAGGCTCTCTTGGAGGCTGGGGTGGACTGTCAAGCCtacgagacggattgtgcagagttAGTCGAGATGGTGCAGACTCCAGACGACTGGCCGGCCTTCGCGAATTTGATGNNNNNNNNNNNNNNNNNNNNNNNNNNNNNNNNNNNNNNNNNNNNNNNNNNNNNNNNNNNNNNNNNNNNNNNNNNNNNNNNNNNNNNNNNNNNNNNNNNNNNNNNNNNNNNNNNNNNNNNNNNNNNNNNNNNNNNNNNNNNNNNNNNNNNNNNNNNNNNNNNNNNNNNNNNNNNNNNNNNNNNNNNNNNNNNNNNNNNNNNNNNNNNNNNNNNNNNNNNNNNNNNNNNNNNNNNNNNNNNNNNNNNNNNNNN from the Camelina sativa cultivar DH55 chromosome 12, Cs, whole genome shotgun sequence genome contains:
- the LOC104733725 gene encoding uncharacterized protein LOC104733725 encodes the protein MSFIYGDPVPQHRDKVWEKLTDIGSFRIDPWFLIGDFNELTGNHEKQGGALRSASSFVSFNSMLRHCGMLEFPCYGEQLSWRGNRCNNQVVRCRLDRALGNEDWQGFFPNSRVDYLEMIGSDHSPILATCLKTARRCHRQFRFDKRWLGKEGITAVVESGWNRTKNFRIPGFVDKIRNCRNSLSWWRKNNINSGPSTISSLKEALQEAKMDDLISTDEIRVIERKLKEAYRDEEIYWQQKSRKFWLRVGDKNTKYFQASTKQRRVRNRIIGLFGDDDAWIESPSGMENIATKYFEGLFKKVDGGGISEVLQEIKPLVTDNINRDLTRDISEAEVRKALFAMHPEKTPGPDGMTALFFQRFWASLKGDLVALVREFFRTGCFDPRLNETNICLIPKVANPQRMANFRPISLCNVSYKIISKVLCFRLRRVLPLLVSETQSAFVSGRLITDNILVAQEMFHGLNTNRRCKSEFLAFKTDMSKAYDRVEWDFLEAVLVKFGFAQKWISWIMWCVSSVTYQVLMNGQPRGSIIPQRGLRQGDPLSPYLFILCTEVLIANIKKAERDKKLTGISIARDSPSVSHLLFADDSLFFCKAEESECRTVISIIGNYGKASGQEVNLTKSSIMFGKKVPPEIRAQLKSVIGISQEGGMGSYLGIPENLQGSKTKVFSYVKDRLDDRVNGWSAKLLSKGGKEVMIKSVALALPTHVMSCYKLTQDLTSKLTSAISSFWWKSNDKARGMHWLAWDKMCKEKCDGGLGFRALEQFNDAMLAKQYWRLIHYPDSLMARVMKGRYFRNQHPIMAKKSYNPSFAWRSIYSTKDLVEEGARWTVGSGVSISVWRDPWLPDVRPRPANGRGRLLHPNLMVNHLINPITKDWHLPILEEFMDPVDIQLIRNMAVSKTNRPDRLVWHFTKSGKYSVKTGYRVARELVAEVEYGPTCTALRAQSWELDVPPKIPHFFWQIASGTLPVLERLAHRGIRCDTRCKRCDLTAETINHALFECPRSRQIWELTPVSLDPQRFPYASIYANLDFIFWRASSQSGVTDIALQLPWIIWSLWKDRNKKVFQGIEAEPNDILGQAANDKALWEEAKAFSRGHIAPTPPLEDRIFSSCCQIDGSWKGSDPFQGLGWWYCNDEGSTLLLGARSFRRGSTPLHAELQALIWAMEALLEAGVDCQAYETDCAEFDAASGSKKFSSWLYTSPCGAASPDLGDGGSLGGWGGLSSLRDGLCRVGEPSNCNCHVDITEDGPGDRRVDFGSSICYLFCGFEFQD